In Solanum pennellii chromosome 3, SPENNV200, a single window of DNA contains:
- the LOC114076493 gene encoding uncharacterized protein LOC114076493: MNSQNRKKQTWRHRMGPINFSRVRVALVASKDNNEVPSKPEIFIATRTKMGKEIQADTQIAIAELQNRQNSAETADDAFRAVFGKEQPGRVRCYGRSVTKSSLKKDEEINNLKQKNADEITSLKEELREEMRHLFTQLLQNNPGLIFQDIPGCVGSNLASPIDASSAQAVRGKNLLFSSGSAQDSVLQKHSNR, from the exons ATGAATTCTCAAAACAGGAAAAAACAAACGTGGAGGCATCGAATGGGACCTATTAATTTTTCTAGAGTACGCGTGGCATTG GTAGCGTCGAAAGACAACAACGAAGTACCATCAAAGCCTGAAATATTTATTGCAACTCGTACCAAGATGGGAAAGGAAATCCAGGCTGATACCCAAATTGCAATA GCTGAACTTCAAAATCGCCAAAATTCTGCGGAAACAGCTGATGATGCATTTAGGGCAGTGTTTGGAAAGGAGCAGCCTGGTCGAGTTAGGTGCTATGGTAGATCAGTGACAAAAAGttctttgaagaaagatgaGGAAATTAACAATCTAAAACAAAAGAATGCTGATGAAATCACTTCTCTAAAGGAAGAATTGAGAGAAGAAATGCGACATTTATTCACTCAATTGCTGCAAAACAACCCTGGATTGATTTTTCAAGATATACCAGGGTGTGTTGGATCTAACCTTGCTTCACCTATTGATGCAAGTAGTGCACAAGCTGTAAGAGGCAAAAATCTTCTATTTTCTTCAGGGTCAGCTCAAGATTCGgttcttcaaaag CATTCGAATCGTTAG